The stretch of DNA CCAGTACCGCAGCGCCGGCCTTGCGCGGCGGCTTCGGTGGGGTGGGTCCGCTGGTCGAGGACAGGACCGGGGACAGGACCGGGGACAGGACCGGGGGCGGGGCCGGCACCGGGGTCCGCCTGGCCCCGGTGGCGACGGTGCGGGGCGAGGCATCGGCCGTCACCTCGGCGACGGTGGGTGCCGGGTCTTCGGTCGTCATCGTGGCGGCCACCGCCTCCAGCAGGTTGGTCCAGATCCCCGGACCCGGACGGCGGGACGGATCGGGGTGGAGCGAGGCCCGGGCCAGCTCGCCGAGCGTGGGGTTGAGCCGGGCCAGGGCGGCCGGGTCGGTGTCGGTCTGGTGGCGGGCGAAGAGCCTGACGGCCAGCAGGCCGAGTTTGAAGGCGTCGCCGGCCGGGGTGGCCCGTTCCTCGCCCGCGGGGAGCTGCCAGTCCGGGGTCTCGACCTGGGGCAGGACGGTCGAGCCGCGCAGCCGCACCCCGTCGCAGTCGATCAGGAAGCAGGCGGGCTCGGGGGTGAGGGAGAAGAGCAGGTTCCTCGGTGATACGTCGCCCACGGCCACGCCCAGCCGGTGCAGTCGGTCCAGGGTGCGCGCGAGGTCGGCGAGCAGCAGCAACCTGTGCCGGTCGTCGACGGACAGTCCGATCCCCTGGACGTAGGCGTCCTCGTTGAGCAGGTACTCCAGCGTGGCCAGGCGCTCCGGGCCGGTCGGGGCGCCGGGCAGGGCGCGCAGGGTGAAGCGGAAGCGGTCCGGTGCGGCCCGCATCAGGAAGCCGCAGGCTGTCCGCTCGCGCTCCACCACGGCCGTGGGCCAGGCGGTCTTCTCGCAGAGCCAGCGGGTCTTGGCACCGCCGAGGCCGTCGAGCAGGGCGACGGCGGCGGTGAGCGAGGCGCCGTTGACCTGCGGCAGGGTGAGCGGGTCGTACTCCTTGTAGACGACCGCCCAGCCGCCGTCCGGCGCATCCCGGTTGATCCGCTTGTTGCGCACCTGGTGCACGCTGCCCTGGCCGCCGCGGCCGAGCAGTTCGCCCAGGACCAGCGTGGCGCGGTCCACGGGGGTGCGGTGGAGAGGGTTCATCGCGGCGCCGCCTCGGGCCAGACCGCCAGCAGGGTGCGGTCGTCGTCGAAGGTCTCCCGGGAGAAGTCGAGCAGGTGCCCGAACCAGAGCGGCGGCGGCGGGGCGGTCAGGGCGCGGGCGAAGTGCACCCCGACCTGGCCGTCCCCGTCACCGAGGGGATCGCCGAAGCCGTCGGTGCCGATCAGCAGCAGATCGGGCGCGGCCAGGCGGGTTGTGAGCTCCTCCAGTCGGTCCGGCACCCGGGGCAGCGGGGAGACCGCCTGGCTCACCACCACGGCCTCCGGGGGGTTCTTGGCGGCGAACAGCGGCAGGTAGCCGCCGCTCGTACGGTCCAGCAGCCAGGCCCCCGAGTCGCCGACCCGGCAGAGCTCGACCTGGGTCTCCTGACCGGCGGGGCGGACGGCCCCGGCCACCAGCGTGGTCGCGTACAGCCCGGCCACCTCGGCGGGGGAGGGGTCGGCGGTCTGCAGGCGCCAGCCTGCCAGTTCGCGCAGCCGCTCGGCAGCGTGGCCGACCACGGAGGCGAGGTCGAGCGGTCCGGGCCCGAGGTCGAGCAGGTGGAGCAGCCGTTCCACGGCGGCGCGGCAGGCCTCGGTGGCGCCGTGCTCGGCCTCGGCGGCGCTGGAGACGCCGTCGGCGACGGCGAAGACGAGGCTGCCGGTGGCCGGGTGCGCGGCGGCCCGGGCCGCGTCCTGGCGCGGGCGGCCGTAGTAGCGGTGGGCGGAGCCGCGGACGGAGGCGAGCCGCAGCGCGAACCGGTCGGTGGACCAGCCGTCGCAGCTGCTGTCCGGGTGCTCGAAGGCGTGCGGGCCGGGCGGCCGTGACTCGAAGGCCGGCTCCGGGGTGCCCACCGCGATCCGCGCCCAGGGCGGGTGAGGTACGGCGGTCACAGCGTCAACTCGTCGATCACCAGGGTGAAGTGCTCCGGCCGGTGCACCACCAGGGTCGGGTCGCCCGAACCGAGCGCGCGGCTGGAGGCGACCAGGCTCGCGGTGAGCGCGTGGAAGAACTCCGAGATGGCCTGCCCCAGGTCCGCGCTCGGGTTGGCGAGGAAGGCGAACTCGGCGCGGGTGGCCACCTCGACCATGGTCCGGGCCTGGGCGTCGCCGATGCCGCAGGCGACGATGTTGGGGGCGGCCGGAGTGCGGAGCCGGTCGGTCAGGACGGCGTGCGAGGCCCGCCAGGCGTCGCCGTCGGTCGGCTGGCCGTCACTCAGGAAGAAGACCACCGGACGGTGCACCCGGTAGCCCTCGCTGCGCAGCCAGCGGACGTCGGCCGGAAGCCGGTGCAACAGGTCGTCGAAGACCGAGCCGTACGTGGTCACGCCGCGGATCTGCAGCCTCGGCACGGTGTACTCCGTCCGCATGTCGGCCACGGCGAGCCGCACCTGCACGTCCTCGGAGAAGCCGAGCACGGCCAGCCGCAGTTTGGCCGCCAGCATCGGCTCGGCCCGCAGGCCCTCGCAGAGCGAGGTCACGCCCTCGTCCAGCTCCCGCTGGTACGGGCTCATCGAGGCGGATTCGTCAGCCACCACGTACGCGGGCAGCAGCACGCCCCTGGTCTCCGTCATCCGGATCGGTCTCCTCTTCGCCGGTGTCCGCCGCTGCGGACACACCCGGGTGGCGGCCGCACGGGGAGCGGCCGTCGGCTTCGACGTTGACGTCGGTGCAGGTCAGGGCGGAAGGAAACGGACCGGCAGAATTTGACCGGTCGGCTTCAGTAGGCTCACGACCCGTATCTCCGGGGAGGGGGAGCCGTGGCGGAGGGGCTGGGGGCACTGCTGCGCGATCTGCGCACCAGGTCCGGGATGACCCAGGATCAGCTGGCGGAGCGGTCCGGTCTGAGTGAACGGACGATCCGCAGACTGGAGAACGACCGGGGTGCGGATCCACGACTGAGCACCGTGAACCTGCTCGCCGACGCGCTGGGCGCCGGGCCGGAGGAGCGCCGCCGCCTCGCGGAGACGCTGAGCGGTGGCCCGGCCGTCGTACCCGAACCGGCTCCGACGCTGCCGGAGGAGGCCGACTCCCGGGCCGCCCGCCGCCCCAGGGGGTGGGAGCGCACCGTGCTCGCCGAGGCCGCCGAGGAGCTCGCGGCGGAGGTGCTGCGTCGGCTGCGGCAGGAGGAGGGGCAGCGGCGGGTGCACGATCCCTACGCGCTGCCGGTGCGGTGGTCCCCGGCCGCCGCCGAGTTGACGGACCGTCCGGAGAACGTCCGCCAGCTGGCCCCCGGGGTGGGCGCGGCTCCGGAGCTTGACCTGGACGGTGATCTGCACAGCGTCGCGGCGGTCTACCGGCGGGTCGAGTCGGGGCGGCTGGTGGTGCTCGGGCGGGGCGGCTCGGGCAAGTCGATCCTGGCGATCCGCTTCGTGCTGGACCTGCTGGCGGCCGAGCAGCCGCTCGAACGGGTGCCGGTGGTGTTCAGCCTCGGCTCCTGGGACCCGTCGGCCGTCGGCCTGCCGGACTGGCTGACCGACCGGCTGCTCCGCGACCACCCCGACCTGGCCCGCCGGCTGCCGAGCGGACGGACCCTCGCGGCCGAGCTGATCGGCGCCGAGCTGGTGCTGCCGGTGCTGGACGGTTTCGACGAACTCGCCGAGGGGCTGCGGCCGGAGGCCCTGCGGGTGCTCAACCTCAGCCGGATGCCGATGGTACTGACCAGCCGTCGGTCCGAGTACGCGGAGGCCGTCGAGGCGGCTCGCGCTCCGCTGGTCTGGGCGGCGGGCATCGAACTCGCCGACCTGACCCTCACGGACCTGGACGGCTACCTGCCCCGCACCGTCCGGCCGGCCCACCGCCCGCCGGTCTGGGACGGGGTGCTGGCCGAACTGCACACCGGCCGGGCGGCCGGGAGCCAGGGGCTGGCCACCGCGCTGCGCACCCCGCTCTTCGTCGGCCTGGCCCGGACGATGTACAGCGAGGAGCCGGGGAGCGATCCCGGTGAGCTGCTGGACGCCGTGCGCTTCCCGGACGCGCACGCCGTCGAGGAGCACCTGCTGGCCGGCTTCGTGCCGACCGTCTACCGGTCCGGCGTGCCGGACCGCGTGACCGGGCGGCGGCGGGAGTGGGACGCGGACCGGGCCCGGCATTGGCTCGGCCACCTCGCGCACCACCTGGCGCGGCTGGACCGGGAGCGGCAGGACCTCGCCTGGTGGCAGCTGGGCGACTCGGCCGGGGCCTGGGCCAGGGTCCTGGCCACCTTCCTGGTCACGGTCGTCTCCGTCTGCGTCGCGGAGGTCCTGGTCATGCTGGTGGTCCTCTCCCGTGACCCGCTGCAGGCCCTGCTGGACTGCCTGTTGGTGGGACCGGTCGCGGGGTTCGCCTTCGGGGCCGTCCACGCGGTGCTGCTCCTCCGGGGCGCAGGGGAGTTCGAGCCGGCCCGGACGCGGTGGAGCTTACGGCGGGCGGATCGGAGCTGGGGCCGGCTCTTTCGGTCCAGGTTCGTGCTGGGGCTGGCCGTGGGGTTCCTGGCGGGCTGCGGGGTCAGCTGCACGCTCAGTGTGGAGCAGGCCGTGTACGGGTTCGTGAGCCTCACCGACCCGGTGGTGCTGTGGGCCACGCTGATCAACATGCTGCTCTTCGGCCTGATGTTCGGCCTTGTCGCCGGGTTGGGTCTCGGGTGCACCTCCGTGCTCGAGGTGCCGTTGGACGTCACCTCGGCGGCCACTCCGGCCGACCTCCTGGCGGTCAACCGGGCCACCGTCATCCGTCAGTTCCTGGTCCTGGCACCGGCGTCGAGCCTGGGGATCGCCCTGAGTGGCAAGCTGGTGGTCTGGCTGGGCTCCGGACTGCTCGGCCCGCTGTCCTGGCCCCTGGATCAGGGACTGATCACCGGCTCCATCGGCGGGATCGGCGGCTCGCTCGCCTACGCGTTCGCCTTCACCGCCTGGGGCCGCTGGGTGGTGCTGGCCCGGTGCTGGCTCCCGCTGACCCGGCGGCTGCCCTGGCGGACCGTCGAGTTCCTGGACGACGCCTACCGGCGGGGCGTGCTGCGCCGCGCGGGCGCCGTCTACCAGTTCCGCCATCTGCGGCTCCAGCACCACCTCGGAGCCGCGTACCGAGCGGGCCGGTCCCGGTTCAGCTCGGTGCACCTGGACGGATGAGCGAAGAAGGGGGGTGCGGCCCGCGGGCCGCACCCCCCTTCTGCTGAGCGGCTGCCGTTACGGCATCGCGTGGACGTGGGCGCCGACGTTGGTGGAGAAGTCGTTGGCGTTGGCCGCGTCCCAGTTGGTGGACCAGGTCATCGCGCCGCGGATGGTGGGCCACTTGGCCGGCGGGACGAAGGTGCCGCAGTGGGTGCCGGTGGCCAGGCAGTCGAGGGCGTTGTTCACCACGGTCGAGGAGACGTAGCCGCTGCCCGCGCCCTTGGCCGAGGCGGGGACGCCGATGCCGACCTGGTCGGGGCGCAGGCCCCCCTGGATGTGGGTGCAGACCTGGCTGGTGATGAAGTCGACGGTGCCCTGGGAGTAGACGTTGCCGTCGCAGCCGTTCATCGAACCCGAGTTGTAGAACTGGGTGTTGACGACGGTCAGGATGTCCTTGGTGTTGAGCGCCAGCTGGAAGTACGCACCGGAGGTGTTGTACATCCCGATGGTCTCGGGAGCCATGGTCAGGACGAAGCCGGAGCCCACCTTGCCCGCCAGGGTGTGCAGCGACTGCGCCATGTAGGTCGGGTCGACGCCGTTCTCCAGGTCGATGTCGACGCCGTCGAAACCGTACTGCTGGATCAGCGAGTAGGCGGAGTTGGCGAAGTTCGCGGCGGCGGTGGCGTTGCCGACGCTGATCGCGCCGTTCTGCCCGCCGACCGAGAGCACGACCTTCTTGCCCGCCGCGTGCTTGGCCGCGATGTCGGCCTTGAAGTCGGCCGCGGTGTAACCGCCCAGCTCGGAGGCGAGCTTCGGGTCCAGCGTGAAGGTGATGCCGCCCGGGTTGCTGGCGTCGGCGTCGGCGAAGGAGACCGCGATGATGTCGTACGCGCTCTGGACGTCCTTGAGTCGCTGGATCGTCGCGCCGTTGTCGAAGTTCTGCCAGTAGCCGGTCAGCGCGTGCTTGGGCAGGCCGGTGTTCGGGGGCGGCGTGGTCGGCGAGCTGGTGGGGGAGCTCGACGGCGAGGAGGAGGGGGAGGAAGAGGGGGAGGAGGACGGCGAGCTGCTGGGGGAGCTCGACGGCGACGGGGAGGGAGAGGAGGACGGGGAAGACGAGGGAGAGGAGGACGGCGAGGGCGAGGAGGGGGTGCCGCCCGGGCCGGTCAGGGTGATGTCGTCCGCGTTGTAGGTGCTCTGGCCGTACCAGCCGTGCACGTAGAGGGTGACGCTGGTGGTGTTGGCGCCGGTGGTGAAGGTGGAGCCGAGCTGGTTCCAGGCGGTCTGGCTGGACCAGGAGCTCGGGTCGGTGCCGCCCGTCCCGGTGGCACCGAGGTAGACGTACGGGCCGTGGACCCAGCCGCTCAGCGTGTAGCTGGAGTTCGGCAGGACCGAGACGGTCTGGGTGCACTGGGCGGTGTCGGAGCTGCTCGGCGTCGCGCTCAGCGCGGCGGTGCCGGAGTGCGCCGGGGAGCCGGCGCTCGCGGTGCCGGTGCAGACCCAGCCGGAGAGGCCGGACTCGAAGCCGCCGTTGGTCACCAGGTTGCCGACGGCGGCGCTGGCGCCGCCCGCGAAGAGGGCGAGGCCGGTGCCGGCCAGGGCGAGGGCGGTGGTGCCGGCCGCGAGGGCGGCGGGGACACGACGGGTGCGGCGCCGGTGGGACGGCGGCTGCTGCGTGGGACGGGCCATGGTGCGCTCCGAAGGGGTGGAGGAACCGCCGCAGTGGGGGTTGCGGCGGCCCCGCGTGGGGGGAGGGAGAGGACCGCAGAGCAGTGCAGGAGGGAGGGGACCCGGCCGGTGGGGGCGGCCGGTGTGCCCTCGGTCACAAGCTGGACTAGACCAATGGCAACCGTCAAGCATTCAACGGGCTGCTTACGGGATTTTTAAGGAACCGGAGACCGTTCCGTGTCCGGAGCCGAGCCTTGGCCGGACGCACCGGCGGACGCCCCCTCAGGGCCCTTCCCCGAGACCGTGACCCTGTCGAGACCTGCGGCTTTACCCAGCCAGGGCGGGCCGGAGTAGGCTGCGCGGGGGCATTGGGCACGCGGGGGCTGAGCACGGAGGGGCCGTTACGTCATGGGTCTGCGCGATGTTGTGGAGCGCACGCCGGGTCTGCGGACCCTGCTGGAGAACGCGTACCGGGTGTACGGCCGTCGGGTCGAGGTGCACCTGGCCCAGACCCCGCACCACATCGGCGTGATCCTGGACGGCAACCGCCGCTGGGCCAAGGCAGTGGG from Kitasatospora sp. MMS16-BH015 encodes:
- a CDS encoding chitinase: MARPTQQPPSHRRRTRRVPAALAAGTTALALAGTGLALFAGGASAAVGNLVTNGGFESGLSGWVCTGTASAGSPAHSGTAALSATPSSSDTAQCTQTVSVLPNSSYTLSGWVHGPYVYLGATGTGGTDPSSWSSQTAWNQLGSTFTTGANTTSVTLYVHGWYGQSTYNADDITLTGPGGTPSSPSPSSSPSSSPSSSPSPSPSSSPSSSPSSSPSSSPSSSPSSSPTSSPTTPPPNTGLPKHALTGYWQNFDNGATIQRLKDVQSAYDIIAVSFADADASNPGGITFTLDPKLASELGGYTAADFKADIAAKHAAGKKVVLSVGGQNGAISVGNATAAANFANSAYSLIQQYGFDGVDIDLENGVDPTYMAQSLHTLAGKVGSGFVLTMAPETIGMYNTSGAYFQLALNTKDILTVVNTQFYNSGSMNGCDGNVYSQGTVDFITSQVCTHIQGGLRPDQVGIGVPASAKGAGSGYVSSTVVNNALDCLATGTHCGTFVPPAKWPTIRGAMTWSTNWDAANANDFSTNVGAHVHAMP
- a CDS encoding helix-turn-helix domain-containing protein; amino-acid sequence: MAEGLGALLRDLRTRSGMTQDQLAERSGLSERTIRRLENDRGADPRLSTVNLLADALGAGPEERRRLAETLSGGPAVVPEPAPTLPEEADSRAARRPRGWERTVLAEAAEELAAEVLRRLRQEEGQRRVHDPYALPVRWSPAAAELTDRPENVRQLAPGVGAAPELDLDGDLHSVAAVYRRVESGRLVVLGRGGSGKSILAIRFVLDLLAAEQPLERVPVVFSLGSWDPSAVGLPDWLTDRLLRDHPDLARRLPSGRTLAAELIGAELVLPVLDGFDELAEGLRPEALRVLNLSRMPMVLTSRRSEYAEAVEAARAPLVWAAGIELADLTLTDLDGYLPRTVRPAHRPPVWDGVLAELHTGRAAGSQGLATALRTPLFVGLARTMYSEEPGSDPGELLDAVRFPDAHAVEEHLLAGFVPTVYRSGVPDRVTGRRREWDADRARHWLGHLAHHLARLDRERQDLAWWQLGDSAGAWARVLATFLVTVVSVCVAEVLVMLVVLSRDPLQALLDCLLVGPVAGFAFGAVHAVLLLRGAGEFEPARTRWSLRRADRSWGRLFRSRFVLGLAVGFLAGCGVSCTLSVEQAVYGFVSLTDPVVLWATLINMLLFGLMFGLVAGLGLGCTSVLEVPLDVTSAATPADLLAVNRATVIRQFLVLAPASSLGIALSGKLVVWLGSGLLGPLSWPLDQGLITGSIGGIGGSLAYAFAFTAWGRWVVLARCWLPLTRRLPWRTVEFLDDAYRRGVLRRAGAVYQFRHLRLQHHLGAAYRAGRSRFSSVHLDG
- a CDS encoding protein phosphatase 2C domain-containing protein gives rise to the protein MTAVPHPPWARIAVGTPEPAFESRPPGPHAFEHPDSSCDGWSTDRFALRLASVRGSAHRYYGRPRQDAARAAAHPATGSLVFAVADGVSSAAEAEHGATEACRAAVERLLHLLDLGPGPLDLASVVGHAAERLRELAGWRLQTADPSPAEVAGLYATTLVAGAVRPAGQETQVELCRVGDSGAWLLDRTSGGYLPLFAAKNPPEAVVVSQAVSPLPRVPDRLEELTTRLAAPDLLLIGTDGFGDPLGDGDGQVGVHFARALTAPPPPLWFGHLLDFSRETFDDDRTLLAVWPEAAPR